From Candidatus Tisiphia endosymbiont of Melanophora roralis, a single genomic window includes:
- the rsfS gene encoding ribosome silencing factor produces the protein MIENTELLKEFVVKCLEEKKAEDIIVIDIRQKTTLAEYIIFASGRSTKNVGAIAEYLALELKHQANIDTNIEGLGTSEWVLIDAGNILVNIFYPETREYFKLEEMWSKK, from the coding sequence ATGATAGAAAATACTGAACTATTGAAAGAGTTTGTGGTTAAATGTTTAGAAGAAAAAAAAGCAGAAGATATAATAGTAATAGATATAAGACAAAAAACTACATTAGCTGAATATATTATTTTTGCAAGCGGGCGTTCAACTAAAAATGTTGGAGCAATTGCTGAATATTTAGCTTTAGAGTTAAAACATCAAGCTAATATCGATACTAATATTGAAGGACTTGGAACATCTGAATGGGTATTAATAGATGCTGGAAATATATTAGTTAATATTTTCTATCCAGAAACTAGAGAATATTTTAAGTTGGAAGAGATGTGGAGCAAAAAATAA
- the argS gene encoding arginine--tRNA ligase, which translates to MNIFNKLRDDIISAARQICDNEDVLKLAAIEIPKDNLNGDLSSNIAMIIAAKQNIKPKELAIRFKEILTPLPYIASIEVAGPGFINFTIKADMWHNSINDILLDKENFFKINFGNNQKVNIEYVSANPTGPMHIGHARGAVYGDALAKVLDSTGYIVTKEYYLNDAGSQVDDLANSVILRYKQALTKEEIVIPEGLYPGEYLADIGQKLVEKFGNKLLTMADRQRHELVKDFAIEEMLAIIKQDLKELDIEHEVFFSEKSLHDSGNIDEVVQMLTKMGLIYEGQLPPPKGKIDESWDSRTQKLFKSTAFGDNQDRPIEKSDGSWSYFASDLAYAKDKIDRGFDHLVYILGADHCGYVKRIEAIVKALGGEKVKVDVKICQLVNFVENGIAIKMSKRSGNFTSVRDVTNEVGKDIIRFIMLTRKNDIALDFDLVKVKEQSKDNPVFYVQYAHVRTISILEKAKESMPKAYGKFLENEYDLSLLSSEEEIEIIKLLASWSKVLEISAKYFEPHRVAFYLINLASKFHALWNFGKENNDYRFLIEDNIELTTARLALAKSIQKIIKVGFDVIGVTPMNKM; encoded by the coding sequence ATGAATATATTTAATAAATTACGTGACGATATCATTAGTGCAGCTAGACAAATATGCGATAATGAAGATGTGTTAAAATTGGCGGCTATAGAAATTCCTAAAGATAATCTCAATGGTGATCTTTCAAGTAATATAGCTATGATTATCGCTGCAAAACAAAATATTAAACCTAAGGAACTAGCTATTAGATTTAAGGAAATATTAACGCCTCTTCCATATATTGCATCTATAGAAGTTGCTGGTCCAGGATTTATTAACTTTACTATCAAAGCAGATATGTGGCATAACTCTATCAATGACATATTGTTGGATAAGGAGAATTTTTTTAAGATTAATTTTGGTAATAATCAAAAGGTTAATATTGAATATGTATCTGCAAATCCAACTGGTCCTATGCATATTGGTCATGCTAGAGGTGCTGTTTATGGTGATGCTTTAGCCAAAGTTCTAGATAGTACTGGCTATATTGTTACCAAAGAATATTACCTTAATGATGCCGGCTCTCAAGTGGATGACTTAGCTAATTCAGTTATTTTACGCTATAAACAAGCATTAACAAAAGAAGAGATCGTAATACCAGAAGGGCTTTATCCTGGAGAATATTTGGCAGATATTGGACAAAAGTTGGTGGAAAAATTTGGTAATAAATTATTAACAATGGCCGATAGGCAACGTCATGAACTCGTTAAGGATTTTGCAATAGAAGAAATGTTAGCTATAATTAAGCAGGATTTAAAGGAGCTAGATATTGAACACGAGGTATTCTTCTCGGAAAAGTCACTGCATGATAGTGGTAATATTGATGAAGTTGTACAAATGCTTACTAAAATGGGACTAATATATGAGGGGCAGTTGCCCCCCCCTAAAGGTAAAATAGATGAATCTTGGGATTCAAGAACTCAGAAATTGTTTAAATCTACGGCTTTTGGTGATAATCAAGATAGACCAATAGAAAAATCTGACGGTAGTTGGTCATATTTTGCCTCTGATTTAGCTTATGCTAAGGATAAAATAGATCGTGGTTTTGATCATCTAGTTTATATTCTAGGTGCAGATCATTGTGGTTACGTAAAAAGAATTGAGGCAATAGTTAAAGCCCTTGGTGGAGAAAAAGTTAAAGTTGATGTTAAGATTTGCCAGTTAGTAAATTTTGTTGAAAACGGTATCGCTATAAAAATGTCAAAACGTAGCGGTAATTTTACTAGTGTGCGAGATGTAACAAATGAGGTAGGTAAAGATATAATAAGATTTATAATGCTAACCCGTAAAAATGATATTGCTCTTGACTTCGACCTAGTAAAAGTAAAAGAACAATCAAAAGATAATCCTGTATTTTACGTACAATATGCTCATGTTAGGACAATATCTATACTGGAAAAAGCTAAAGAATCCATGCCAAAAGCATATGGTAAATTCTTAGAGAATGAGTATGACTTGTCGTTACTTTCCAGCGAAGAGGAAATAGAAATAATTAAACTTCTTGCTTCATGGTCAAAAGTTTTAGAGATTTCGGCAAAATATTTTGAACCCCACAGAGTAGCTTTTTATCTGATTAATTTAGCTTCAAAATTCCATGCTTTATGGAATTTTGGCAAAGAAAATAATGATTATCGGTTTCTAATTGAAGATAATATAGAGTTAACCACTGCTCGGCTTGCTTTAGCAAAGTCTATTCAAAAGATTATAAAAGTTGGTTTTGATGTTATAGGGGTAACGCCTATGAATAAAATGTAA
- a CDS encoding deoxyguanosinetriphosphate triphosphohydrolase, with product MLASYAVDPAKTRGRLFNEYPTSYRNEFERDRDRIIHSKAFRRLQYKTQVFINHEGDHYRNRLTHSIEVSTVARSIARTLNLSSDLAETIGLAHDLGHTPFGHAGEIALNKCMEDYGGFSHNAHSLKILTKVEKRYAAYDGLNLTWEVLEGIVKHNGPLINNIPKYIVEYDLQHNLDLTHYSSAEAQIASLADDISYISHDLEDSIGAKIIDFNHLTEIKFIDQYAFEIKSQFENITTSRLIYEVVRKLISDLIADLLLQTNNNLQKQKIITTDDIRHLDYQLVNFTDKAKERIMEIKQFLYDKVYRYNKLTSITLKCQKIVQELFRVYMDNVDLLPFSWKELIIPGDIKSKADIVADYIAGMTDRFAIQEYQALYSFNSNNI from the coding sequence ATGCTTGCTTCATATGCAGTAGATCCAGCCAAGACTAGGGGGAGATTGTTTAATGAATATCCTACATCTTATAGAAATGAATTTGAACGAGATAGGGATCGCATAATTCATTCAAAGGCTTTCAGACGTTTACAATATAAAACTCAGGTTTTTATTAATCACGAGGGGGATCATTATCGGAATCGCCTTACTCATTCGATTGAAGTTTCTACGGTTGCACGTTCTATTGCTAGAACCCTTAATTTATCAAGTGATTTAGCAGAGACTATAGGTCTTGCTCATGATCTTGGGCATACTCCTTTCGGTCATGCAGGGGAGATAGCACTAAATAAATGTATGGAAGATTATGGTGGATTTTCCCATAATGCTCATTCATTAAAGATTCTTACTAAAGTAGAGAAAAGATATGCGGCTTATGATGGATTAAATTTGACATGGGAAGTGCTAGAAGGAATTGTGAAACATAATGGTCCTTTAATAAATAATATACCTAAATATATAGTAGAGTATGATTTACAACATAACCTTGATTTAACTCATTATTCTTCAGCTGAAGCCCAAATTGCTTCGTTAGCTGATGATATTAGTTATATTTCCCATGATTTAGAAGATAGTATTGGTGCCAAGATTATTGACTTTAATCATCTAACGGAAATTAAATTTATTGATCAATATGCTTTTGAAATTAAGTCCCAATTTGAAAATATAACAACATCTCGACTCATTTATGAAGTAGTGCGTAAGTTGATCAGCGATTTAATTGCTGATTTACTGCTACAAACAAATAATAATTTACAAAAACAGAAAATAATCACAACCGATGATATACGCCATCTTGATTATCAGCTTGTTAATTTTACTGACAAAGCAAAAGAGCGTATAATGGAAATTAAACAATTCTTGTATGATAAAGTATATAGGTATAATAAACTGACCTCTATAACTTTAAAATGTCAGAAAATTGTACAAGAGTTATTTAGAGTATATATGGATAATGTTGATTTATTACCATTTAGTTGGAAAGAATTAATTATACCAGGGGATATAAAATCTAAGGCTGATATAGTAGCAGATTATATAGCTGGTATGACTGACCGCTTTGCTATTCAAGAATATCAGGCTCTTTATTCCTTTAATTCTAACAATATTTGA
- a CDS encoding cation:proton antiporter, whose translation MEEHILINIIILIGTAVFVVAILKRLNLSPVLGYLIAGAVIGDHGFKIVTYDQTKLLGELGVVFLLFAIGLELSFERLKVMRRYVFGLGSLQVLTTAIVIAAAVVLISGNSSAAIIIGGGLALSSTALVMQVIEESRSQSTQLGRISLAILLLQDLAVVPLLVMVPLFASNSKDSLAIALGTALLKAIIALLAIFVAGRVLLRPLFGLISSDNGDINELPISMTLLVVLSAAWATQYFGLSLALGAFVAGVLVAETEFRLQAEESIYPFKSLLLGLFFMSVGMNIDAQEIYAQISTILTCSIALIVVKALIIAASCILFGFNKGVALHAGLLLSQGGEFAFILFGLGKETQVIRESTANILLLVVTCTMALTPLLAILGRKLAERLDKQLGKTPIQIIELGARDLTNHIIIAGFGSVGRMVALVLEAEGINYIALDVNDEIVKAETANGFPVFKGDVSQIDTLKAVGAERILTLVLTMNNSVTIKKSLRTISSHFPDLEVIVRLKNLEKAREFYDAGATTIIPENYETGLQLGGTILKFIGLSEYEINRIKGQFRSGNYVIAKRDDALRELEEND comes from the coding sequence ATGGAAGAGCATATTCTTATCAATATTATAATTTTAATAGGAACAGCTGTATTTGTTGTAGCAATACTGAAACGCCTTAATCTAAGCCCAGTTTTGGGTTATTTAATTGCAGGAGCGGTAATTGGAGACCATGGATTTAAGATTGTAACATATGATCAAACAAAATTACTAGGAGAATTAGGAGTAGTTTTTTTACTTTTTGCTATAGGTTTAGAATTATCTTTTGAAAGATTAAAGGTAATGAGGCGGTATGTATTTGGTCTTGGCTCACTACAAGTGTTAACTACAGCTATAGTAATTGCTGCCGCTGTTGTACTAATCAGCGGTAATAGTAGTGCTGCAATTATTATTGGAGGTGGTCTTGCTTTATCCTCAACTGCCCTTGTTATGCAAGTTATTGAGGAAAGCCGTAGCCAATCAACTCAACTAGGTCGTATATCCCTAGCTATCTTGTTATTACAAGATTTAGCAGTTGTGCCATTGCTAGTTATGGTACCACTGTTTGCTAGCAATAGTAAAGATTCGTTAGCGATAGCTCTAGGAACAGCTTTACTTAAGGCTATCATAGCACTACTTGCAATATTTGTTGCAGGTAGAGTGTTACTAAGACCTTTATTTGGGTTAATTTCATCGGACAATGGCGATATAAACGAGCTACCAATTTCCATGACTCTATTGGTAGTTCTATCTGCAGCTTGGGCCACGCAATATTTTGGTTTATCACTTGCTTTAGGAGCTTTTGTTGCAGGTGTTTTGGTTGCAGAAACAGAATTTCGGTTGCAAGCTGAAGAAAGTATATACCCTTTCAAAAGCTTATTGCTAGGACTATTTTTTATGAGCGTTGGAATGAATATTGACGCTCAAGAAATATACGCTCAAATATCAACTATACTAACTTGTTCTATTGCCTTGATTGTAGTAAAAGCACTAATTATTGCCGCCTCTTGCATTTTATTTGGTTTTAATAAAGGAGTAGCATTGCATGCAGGTTTATTATTATCACAAGGTGGAGAATTTGCTTTTATCTTATTCGGTCTTGGTAAAGAAACTCAGGTTATTAGAGAGAGTACGGCTAATATTCTGTTATTAGTGGTGACATGTACTATGGCACTAACTCCATTACTGGCAATTTTAGGAAGAAAACTTGCTGAAAGACTTGATAAACAACTTGGCAAGACTCCAATACAAATTATAGAACTTGGAGCAAGAGATTTAACAAATCATATAATAATTGCCGGTTTTGGTAGCGTTGGTAGAATGGTAGCATTAGTACTGGAAGCTGAAGGAATCAATTATATAGCACTAGATGTTAATGACGAGATTGTAAAAGCAGAAACAGCTAATGGCTTTCCAGTTTTTAAAGGAGATGTATCACAGATTGATACGCTAAAAGCTGTGGGAGCAGAAAGGATTTTAACTCTAGTACTTACAATGAATAATAGTGTTACTATCAAAAAATCTCTTCGAACAATTTCAAGTCATTTTCCAGATCTTGAAGTTATTGTAAGATTAAAGAATCTAGAAAAGGCTAGAGAATTTTATGATGCTGGAGCAACAACAATCATACCAGAAAATTATGAGACGGGGTTACAGCTTGGTGGAACAATTTTAAAATTTATTGGCCTTAGTGAATATGAAATAAATCGTATCAAAGGGCAATTTAGATCAGGTAATTATGTAATAGCTAAACGAGATGATGCTTTGCGTGAATTAGAAGAGAATGATTAA
- a CDS encoding HesB/IscA family protein, translated as MSIKVTDNAFKRVDELIKLESNPSLVLRVVVDGGGCSGFVYKYALVPSNDITKDDCTIEKDNIKVVIDEISQQLMVDCIIDFIEELGSSYFEIRNPLAKNKCGCGNSFSV; from the coding sequence ATGTCAATAAAAGTTACTGATAATGCTTTTAAAAGAGTAGATGAGCTAATAAAACTAGAAAGTAATCCAAGTTTGGTTCTTAGAGTAGTTGTTGATGGTGGAGGCTGTTCTGGATTTGTTTATAAATACGCTCTCGTTCCAAGCAATGATATAACAAAAGATGACTGTACTATAGAAAAAGATAATATTAAAGTAGTTATCGATGAAATATCTCAGCAGCTTATGGTTGATTGTATAATAGATTTTATCGAAGAATTAGGTAGTTCCTATTTTGAAATTAGAAACCCCCTTGCAAAAAATAAGTGTGGGTGTGGTAATTCATTCTCTGTATAA
- a CDS encoding hemolysin family protein yields MSTSSKKENLTSIHSKRAMLKNPSKIITLKSFFSRLFSKEKLEDNFYDAIKKLKSNSKKMTLEEKKIFMNLLKFGHKTVEDVMIPRSDIKAVKLTASIDELSQMLNSRIPNTRTLVYDETLDNIVGFIHIKDLFKILVTKQLITNQELQLKKIIRKPIISAHSMKLIDLLAKMRRDRVQISIVVDEYGGTDGIVTMEDIMEEIVGRINDEHDKKSDNDSFRIINNNTILSNARVKVEDLESALGVKLKLQNDEFDTIGGLVLAKVGNVPLVGTKIDIEQQVELEVIDASPRSLKQVKLRLKNGTILHDNTL; encoded by the coding sequence CTGTCCACTTCTTCGAAAAAAGAAAACCTTACATCTATTCATTCTAAAAGGGCTATGCTGAAAAATCCTTCAAAAATTATTACTCTTAAATCTTTTTTCTCTCGGCTGTTTTCTAAAGAGAAGCTAGAGGATAATTTTTATGATGCAATTAAAAAGCTAAAATCTAACAGTAAAAAAATGACGTTAGAAGAAAAAAAGATTTTTATGAATCTTCTGAAATTTGGTCATAAAACTGTAGAAGATGTAATGATCCCTAGATCTGATATTAAGGCAGTAAAATTAACTGCCAGTATAGATGAGTTAAGCCAAATGCTTAATAGCAGAATACCTAATACTAGAACATTAGTTTATGATGAAACTTTGGATAATATAGTTGGCTTTATTCATATAAAAGATTTGTTCAAGATACTTGTTACTAAGCAACTTATTACAAATCAAGAATTGCAGCTAAAAAAAATAATTCGTAAACCTATCATCTCTGCTCATTCAATGAAATTGATAGATTTACTAGCAAAAATGCGAAGAGATCGTGTACAGATATCGATAGTTGTGGATGAGTATGGTGGAACTGACGGTATTGTAACCATGGAAGATATTATGGAGGAGATAGTTGGCAGAATAAATGATGAGCATGATAAGAAATCAGATAATGATAGTTTCAGAATTATCAATAATAATACTATTTTATCAAATGCTCGAGTGAAAGTTGAGGATCTTGAATCAGCTCTAGGTGTGAAACTAAAACTCCAAAATGATGAATTCGATACAATTGGTGGTCTAGTCTTAGCAAAAGTAGGTAATGTCCCTTTGGTTGGTACTAAAATTGATATTGAGCAGCAGGTTGAACTTGAAGTGATTGATGCAAGCCCAAGATCACTTAAGCAAGTTAAGCTGCGGTTAAAAAATGGTACAATATTACATGATAATACCTTATGA
- a CDS encoding palindromic element RPE1 domain-containing protein: MEFYHNCRKLVNIASLYIIRLLSKLAYAEGFEGDAERRTAAYSNVREDSSTASTYKSPAEVEFRKKSIARSCEKAATRQSKIRKALL; encoded by the coding sequence GTGGAGTTCTACCATAACTGTCGAAAGTTAGTAAATATAGCTTCCCTATACATCATTAGACTTCTTTCGAAACTCGCTTATGCTGAGGGATTTGAAGGAGACGCGGAACGCAGAACCGCAGCGTACTCTAATGTACGTGAGGATTCGAGTACCGCATCGACGTACAAATCACCAGCAGAAGTAGAGTTTCGAAAGAAGTCTATTGCGAGGAGTTGCGAAAAAGCGGCGACGCGGCAATCCAAGATACGCAAAGCGTTACTCTAA
- a CDS encoding SPOR domain-containing protein, whose product MTNRTLLLLIIFSIISGITYLVYTNYSRNSGQVVTIYPDPSPTKIKPQDSGGIVIPNANNIIYESLQQKKTNKPVILQPEPEKPLNIAKQKLAESDEELDSIDTILFSIVETDQAKYEKHKLSKDEEETETILPNIIKNDLVQKENLIEQKSVPIVQQSNNKAGLNVIKVTESHRKIDETQLNKSNQGGYKIQLASVKSESEANQEGERIKKKYAKILNNTVITIKKVQSDKGNFFYLILVGNYQSISQAKAICNKLSDNQQGCIITNR is encoded by the coding sequence ATGACTAACCGCACTTTACTCTTACTAATTATTTTCTCAATAATTAGTGGTATTACCTATTTAGTTTATACTAATTACAGCCGAAATAGTGGCCAAGTAGTAACAATTTACCCTGATCCATCACCTACAAAAATTAAACCACAAGATAGTGGGGGGATAGTGATACCAAATGCGAATAATATAATTTATGAGAGTTTACAACAAAAAAAGACCAATAAACCTGTAATATTACAACCTGAACCGGAAAAGCCATTAAATATCGCTAAACAAAAACTAGCAGAAAGTGATGAAGAACTTGACTCGATAGACACGATTTTATTTAGTATAGTAGAAACTGATCAAGCTAAGTATGAAAAACACAAACTAAGTAAAGATGAAGAAGAAACGGAAACAATTTTGCCTAATATAATAAAAAATGACTTGGTGCAAAAAGAGAATTTAATAGAGCAAAAATCTGTTCCAATAGTTCAACAATCTAATAATAAAGCTGGTTTAAATGTCATAAAAGTTACTGAATCACATCGCAAAATTGATGAAACACAGTTAAATAAGTCGAATCAAGGTGGTTATAAAATTCAACTAGCCTCGGTAAAATCTGAATCAGAAGCTAACCAAGAAGGAGAAAGAATCAAAAAAAAATATGCAAAAATTCTTAATAATACAGTAATAACTATCAAGAAGGTGCAATCTGATAAAGGAAATTTCTTCTATTTAATATTAGTAGGTAATTACCAAAGTATAAGCCAAGCTAAAGCGATTTGTAATAAACTATCTGACAATCAGCAAGGTTGTATAATCACTAACCGTTGA
- the dusB gene encoding tRNA dihydrouridine synthase DusB, protein MIKIGNIQLPHPVILAPMSGVTDLPFRKLVKKFGAGLVVSEMVASRAMIIETRQSLQRCAIIGDDATGSCVQIAGCEPDIIAESAKMNEDMGAKIIDLNFGCPAKKVVGGYSGSALMRDEKLAAKILETTVKSVKIPVTLKMRTGWDEQTKNAPNLAKIAYDVGVQMITIHGRTRCQFYSGQADWEFIRQVKDVVRIPVIANGDITSLSKAKECLQKSGADGIMVGRGVYGRPWFISQIAHYLKTGEELPPPSIAEQLEIILSHYDAMLEYYGNDTAVQLARKHIGWYSSGLANSAEFRGGVNMMTDPIQVKEKIMEFYGKFF, encoded by the coding sequence ATGATAAAAATAGGCAATATTCAGCTACCTCATCCGGTGATATTAGCTCCAATGTCTGGTGTTACTGATCTACCATTTAGAAAGTTAGTGAAAAAATTTGGTGCAGGACTTGTCGTTTCTGAAATGGTGGCAAGTAGAGCGATGATTATTGAAACAAGACAATCTTTGCAAAGATGTGCGATTATTGGGGACGATGCTACTGGTTCATGTGTACAGATTGCTGGGTGCGAACCTGATATAATAGCAGAATCAGCTAAAATGAATGAGGATATGGGGGCAAAGATTATTGATTTAAACTTTGGTTGTCCAGCTAAGAAAGTAGTAGGAGGATATTCTGGCTCAGCTTTAATGAGAGATGAGAAATTAGCTGCAAAAATTTTAGAAACTACGGTAAAATCTGTCAAAATCCCAGTAACTTTAAAAATGCGAACTGGTTGGGATGAGCAAACTAAGAATGCTCCAAATTTAGCAAAAATAGCCTATGATGTTGGAGTGCAAATGATCACCATTCATGGCAGAACAAGATGCCAGTTTTATTCAGGTCAAGCAGATTGGGAGTTTATAAGGCAAGTTAAAGATGTGGTGAGGATTCCAGTTATCGCTAATGGAGATATTACTTCTTTGTCTAAAGCCAAGGAATGCTTACAAAAATCAGGTGCTGATGGCATAATGGTTGGTCGGGGAGTATATGGTAGACCATGGTTTATTTCTCAAATAGCACATTATCTTAAAACCGGAGAAGAACTCCCGCCACCTTCAATAGCAGAGCAGCTAGAAATAATACTGAGTCATTATGATGCTATGTTAGAGTATTATGGAAATGATACAGCTGTTCAGCTAGCTAGAAAACATATAGGTTGGTATAGTAGTGGTTTAGCAAACTCAGCTGAATTTAGAGGAGGGGTTAATATGATGACTGATCCAATTCAGGTTAAAGAAAAGATCATGGAATTTTATGGAAAATTCTTTTAA
- a CDS encoding ABC-F family ATP-binding cassette domain-containing protein, whose amino-acid sequence MIITTNLAMSYGAKILFTDVNVHIKNGNRYGLVGANGAGKSTFFKILLQEEEASIGEFTCIKNARIGCLKQDQFLYENTSIINTVIAGRSELWQALQEKEKLLAIDQCDEEIGYRLGELEQIIADNDGYISEIFAVELLLGLGIQEKYHLQPLSVLSGGYKLRVLLAQSLFNNPDILLLDEPTNHLDIVSIYWLENYLKQKFKGALVFISHDLVFLNNISTHILDIDYGTIKIYTGNYDIFVRDKQLVTEQKLKEFSHLEKKIATMQSFVDRFRALATRARQAASREKQIEKMELPDIQESSRVSPYFNFKQKRPSGKLVLKVQGISKSYEDKKILNNVNFTVSRGEKIIIIGPNGIGKSTLLKILINKISADLGSYEWGYETQVSYFAQDHHELLNESMSVIDWLSDQIPTESDNVLRNVLGQLLFRKDEVSKNILNLSGGEGARLLLAKIILEESNILILDEPTNHLDIESKDMLKKALINYQGTLILVTHDRDFASNIATRVIALSHRTITDFKGKYQEYLHKYGNDYLDSSWVLANKRVK is encoded by the coding sequence ATGATTATTACAACTAATTTGGCCATGAGCTATGGTGCAAAAATATTATTTACCGACGTAAATGTTCATATCAAAAATGGTAATAGATATGGGCTTGTTGGGGCAAATGGTGCTGGTAAATCCACGTTCTTTAAGATTTTGCTTCAAGAGGAAGAGGCTAGTATCGGAGAATTTACCTGTATCAAAAATGCACGTATAGGATGTTTAAAGCAGGATCAATTTCTTTATGAAAATACCTCAATTATTAATACCGTTATTGCCGGTAGAAGTGAATTATGGCAAGCACTGCAAGAAAAAGAAAAATTATTAGCAATTGATCAATGTGATGAGGAAATAGGTTATCGATTAGGTGAGTTGGAACAAATTATAGCTGACAATGATGGATATATATCAGAAATTTTTGCAGTTGAGTTACTGCTTGGTTTAGGAATACAAGAAAAATATCATCTTCAGCCTTTATCCGTTCTATCCGGCGGCTATAAACTTAGGGTACTCTTAGCCCAAAGTTTATTCAATAATCCTGATATATTGTTACTTGATGAGCCAACAAACCATCTTGATATAGTCTCAATTTATTGGCTAGAAAATTATCTAAAACAGAAATTCAAAGGTGCTTTGGTATTTATTTCACACGATCTTGTTTTTCTTAATAATATTTCTACACATATTCTTGATATAGATTATGGTACTATCAAGATTTATACTGGTAATTATGATATTTTTGTTCGTGATAAACAGTTGGTTACCGAACAAAAGCTTAAAGAATTTTCTCATTTAGAGAAAAAAATTGCTACTATGCAGAGTTTCGTTGACCGGTTTAGAGCGTTGGCTACTAGGGCTAGGCAAGCTGCATCACGAGAAAAACAAATAGAAAAAATGGAATTACCTGACATCCAAGAAAGTTCGCGTGTTAGTCCATATTTTAATTTTAAGCAAAAAAGACCATCTGGAAAATTAGTGTTAAAAGTTCAGGGTATTTCTAAAAGCTACGAGGATAAAAAAATATTAAATAATGTGAATTTTACTGTCTCACGTGGAGAAAAAATTATTATTATTGGTCCAAATGGTATTGGTAAATCCACTTTGCTTAAGATTCTTATTAATAAAATTTCTGCTGATTTAGGAAGTTATGAATGGGGTTATGAAACGCAAGTTTCTTATTTTGCTCAGGATCATCATGAATTACTAAATGAAAGTATGAGTGTTATTGATTGGTTATCCGACCAAATACCTACTGAAAGTGATAATGTGCTACGTAATGTACTAGGTCAATTATTATTCCGTAAAGATGAAGTAAGTAAGAATATTCTAAATTTAAGTGGAGGGGAAGGAGCACGTTTATTACTAGCAAAAATTATATTGGAAGAAAGTAATATATTGATATTAGATGAGCCAACTAACCACTTAGATATTGAATCTAAGGATATGTTAAAAAAAGCTCTAATTAACTATCAAGGAACTCTAATATTAGTAACTCATGATCGAGATTTTGCTAGCAATATAGCCACAAGGGTTATTGCTCTATCCCACCGAACTATCACTGATTTTAAAGGTAAATATCAGGAATATTTGCATAAATATGGTAATGATTATTTGGATAGTAGTTGGGTGTTGGCAAATAAGAGAGTGAAATAG
- the ybeY gene encoding rRNA maturation RNase YbeY, whose product MKINVEIIRACQDWKNQKFINKLLVKKVVGAILSKYKNFKRVAEFELAILLTNNNEMLNLNSQFRGKAKATNVLSFPDIELDFRHLLEFTPNVHCMYLGDIAFGYEIIQNEAISQNKAFGDHFVHLLVHSILHLLGFNHQDDEEADIMENLEIEILKGFAIASPY is encoded by the coding sequence ATGAAAATCAATGTAGAGATTATTCGAGCTTGTCAAGATTGGAAAAATCAAAAATTTATTAATAAACTATTAGTGAAGAAGGTTGTTGGTGCTATACTGAGTAAATATAAGAATTTTAAGAGAGTTGCAGAGTTTGAGTTAGCAATATTACTGACTAATAATAATGAAATGTTGAATTTGAATAGCCAATTTCGTGGCAAAGCAAAAGCTACAAATGTACTATCATTTCCTGATATAGAATTAGACTTTCGGCATTTACTTGAATTTACTCCTAATGTACATTGTATGTATTTGGGGGACATAGCTTTTGGCTATGAAATAATTCAAAACGAAGCTATAAGTCAAAATAAAGCCTTTGGAGACCATTTTGTCCATCTTTTGGTACATAGTATTTTACATTTACTTGGATTCAATCACCAAGATGACGAGGAAGCAGATATTATGGAAAATTTAGAAATAGAAATATTAAAGGGTTTTGCTATTGCCTCTCCATATTAG